From Neisseria musculi, the proteins below share one genomic window:
- the rplO gene encoding 50S ribosomal protein L15: MFLNTIQPSEGSTQAKRRMGRGIGSGLGKTGGRGHKGQKSRAGGFHKVGFEGGQMPLQRRLPKRGFKSFTSVENAEVRLDKLELVAVNEISVLVLKQAGLVGADVSNVKVIASGAISKVVNLKGIKATKGARVAIEAAGGKVEE, encoded by the coding sequence CTAAGCGACGTATGGGTCGTGGCATTGGTAGCGGTTTGGGTAAAACTGGTGGTCGTGGCCATAAAGGTCAGAAAAGCCGTGCAGGCGGTTTTCACAAAGTGGGCTTTGAGGGGGGGCAAATGCCTTTGCAGCGCCGTCTCCCCAAGCGCGGTTTTAAATCATTCACCTCGGTTGAAAATGCCGAAGTTAGATTAGATAAACTGGAATTGGTTGCTGTAAATGAAATTAGTGTATTGGTTTTGAAACAGGCTGGCTTAGTAGGCGCAGATGTATCGAATGTAAAAGTTATCGCTTCTGGAGCCATCAGTAAGGTGGTCAATTTGAAAGGTATTAAAGCTACTAAAGGTGCTAGAGTAGCTATTGAGGCTGCTGGCGGTAAAGTAGAAGAATAA